A stretch of Labrus mixtus chromosome 7, fLabMix1.1, whole genome shotgun sequence DNA encodes these proteins:
- the iqsec1b gene encoding IQ motif and SEC7 domain-containing protein 1 isoform X5, giving the protein MWCLQCASDRTQSLLELESDRCVEGDAPGIEVGASVDPSSGYSCVPVTHSGGLGPDHLDSQLYGHIFLPGHQRPRRPKLQHSQSILRKQAEEEAIKRSRSLSESYELSSDLQDKQVEMLERKYGGRFITRHAARTIQTAFRQYQMNKNFERLRSSMSENRMSRRIVLSNMRMQFSFEGPEKVHSSYFEGKQVSLTDDGAKIGALMQSEHGGEMGMQAKTPTAQSDFTDAITELEDAFSRQVKSLAESIDDALNCRSLHGDENQLEQGRSLQDMDREVSCQVKPSHSAAEHRKLDEMTASYSDVTLYIDEEELSPPLPLSQSVDRPSSTESDLRQRSLNSSQDYWSLAHKDEKGDTDTSCRSTPSLECQEQRLRVDHLPLLTIEPPSDSSVELSDRSDRSSLKRQNAYERSLTNQQSSPKHISHGLPPRGPSREEDAGRHRPRQLEAHLAINGTANRQSKSESDFSDGDNDSINSTSNSNDTINCSSESSSRDSLREQTLSKQTYHKETRNSWDSPAFSNDIIRKRHYRIGLNLFNKKPEKGIQYLIERNFVPDTPVGVAHFLLQRKGLSRQMIGEFLGNRQKQFNRDVLDCVVDEMDFSSMELDEALRKFQAHIRVQGEAQKVERLIEAYSQRYCICNPGVVRQFRNPDTIFILAFAIILLNTDMYSPNVKPERKMKLEDFVKNLRGVDDGEDIPREMLVGIYERIRKRELKTNEDHVSQVQKVEKLIVGKKPIGSLHHGLGCVLSLPHRRLVCYCRLFEVPDPNKPQKLGLHQREIFLFNDLLVVTKIFQKKKNSVTYSFRQSFSLYGMQVLLFENQYYPNGVRLTSAIPGADIKVLINFNAPNPQDRKKFTDDLRESIAEVQEMEKYRIESELEKQKGVVRPSMSQCSGLKKDTGNGNLSRGSLDDSYAIGEGLKRSALSSSLRDLSDAGKRGRRSSAGSLDSNMEGSIISSPHIRRRTPSSRDCPSRHSGQSLPNSSSLLGSLFGTRRAKSPSPTPQPVHPTLISHTPHPANLHHTARSETDTPVPMHPHHAQFCHVTQNPPPYHHHHHYHPPAHLQHPPHQYHPTPSHGQQPPFLPHAQHGHSGHPAHPSSHAAHGAHHHGPPPAPSQAPSSTKPKHSGISTVV; this is encoded by the exons ATGTGGTGTCTGCAGTGTGCCTCTGACAGGACTCAGTCCTTACTGGAGCTGGAATCAGACCGCTG tgtggAAGGTGATGCTCCAGGCATCGAAGTGGGCGCCTCTGTGGACCCCAGCAGCGGCTACAGTTGCGTTCCAGTGACCCACAGTGGCGGGCTCGGCCCCGACCACCTGGACAGCCAGCTCTACGGACACATCTTCCTGCCAGGCCACCAGCGGCCCCGCCGACCCAAGCTCCAGCACTCTCAGTCCATCCTCCGCAAGCAGGCCGAGGAGGAGGCCATCAAACGCTCCCGCTCGCTCTCTGAGAGCTATGAGCTCTCATCAGACCTACAGGACAAGCAG GTTGAGATGCTAGAGCGTAAATATGGTGGGCGTTTCATAACCCGGCATGCAGCCCGCACCATCCAGACAGCCTTCCGCCAGTACCAGATGAACAAGAACTTTGAGCGTCTTAGGAGTTCTATGTCTGAGAACCGTATGTCCAGACGGATCGTCCTATCCAATATGAGAATGCAGTTTTCCTTCGAAGGACCTGAAAAAGTCCACAGCTCCTACTTCGAGGGAAAGCAGGTCTCACTTACAGATGACGGCGCCAAGATTGGTGCACTGATGCAGTCAGAGCACGGGGGGGAGATGGGCATGCAGGCCAAGACGCCCACAGCACAGAGCGACTTTACAGACGCTATCACTGAACTAGAAGATGCCTTCTCGAGGCAGGTCAAATCTCTGGCTGAGTCCATAGATGATGCTCTAAACTGTCGCAGTCTGCATGGTGATGAAAACCAGTTGGAGCAAGGGAGAAGCCTCCAGGATATGGACAGGGAGGTCAGCTGTCAGGTGAAACCCTCCCACAGTGCGGCAGAACATCGCAAGCTGGACGAGATGACGGCGTCTTACAGCGATGTCACTCTTTACATCGACGAAGAAGaactgtctcctcctctgccccTGTCTCAGTCTGTAGACCGGCCATCCAGCACGGAATCAGACTTGCGCCAGCGTTCCCTCAACTCCTCCCAGGACTACTGGTCTCTGGCTCACAAGGATGAGAAAGGGGACACGGACACCAGCTGCCGCAGTACACCCTCGCTGGAGTGCCAAGAGCAGCGTTTACGGGTAGACCACCTACCCCTTCTCACCATCGAGCCTCCGAGCGACAGCTCAGTGGAGCTGAGTGATCGTTCCGACCGCAGCTCTTTGAAGAGACAGAACGCCTACGAGCGGAGCCTCACCAACCAACAGAGCAGCCCCAAACACATCAGCCACGGCCTGCCGCCCAGAGGACCTTCCAGGGAGGAGGACGCAGGCCGCCATCGACCACGTCAACTGGAGGCCCACCTGGCCATCAACGGCACTGCGAACCGGCAAAGCAAGTCGGAGTCGGACTTCTCCGACGGTGACAACGACAGCATCAACAGCACATCCAACTCCAACGACACCATCAACTGCAGCTCCGAGTCCTCGTCCAGAGACAGCCTGAGGGAGCAGACACTCAGCAAGCAGACGTACCACAAAGAGACCCGCAACAGCTGGGACTCACCCGCATTCAGCAACGACATAATCCGCAAGAGGCACTACCGCATCGGTCTCAACCTCTTCAACAA GAAACCAGAAAAAGGCATCCAATATCTGATAGAGCGAAACTTTGTTCCAGACACTCCAGTGGGTGTGGCACACTTCCTGCTTCAGAGGAAAGGCTTGAGTAGGCAGATGATTGGAGAGTTCCTGGGTAACAGGCAGAAACAGTTCAACCGGGATGTCCTCGA ctgtGTGGTCGATGAAATGGACTTTTCAAGTATGGAGCTTGACGAAGCACTCAGGAAGTTTCAAGCACACATCCGAGTTCAGGGAGAAGCTCAGAAGGTTGAACGTTTGATCGAGGCCTACAG CCAACGCTACTGCATCTGCAACCCTGGTGTGGTGCGACAGTTCAGGAACCCTGACACCATCTTCATCCTGGCCTTCGCCATCATCCTTCTCAACACGGACATGTACAGTCCCAACGTCAAGCCTGAGAGGAAGATGAAGTTGGAGGACTTTGTTAAGAACCTTCGAG GAGTGGATGATGGGGAAGACATCCCCCGAGAGATGTTGGTCGGGATATATGAGAGGATTCGCAAGCGGGAGCTCAAGACTAATGAAGACCATGTGTCCCAGGTTCAGAAAGTGGAAAAACTCATTGTTGGAAAAAAGCCG ATTGGCTCGTTACACCACGGTCTGGGATGT GTATTGTCCCTCCCCCATCGGAGACTCGTGTGTTACTGCAGACTCTTTGAAGTGCCCGACCCCAACAAACCACAGAAGTTGGGCCTGCACCAAAGAGAGATCTTCCTCTTTAACGACCTGCTAGTG gtTACTAAAATTttccaaaagaagaagaactctgTGACATACAGCTTTCGTCAATCCTTCTCCCTCTATGGAATGCAAGTGCTGCTCTTTGAGAATCAGT ATTATCCCAATGGAGTCCGTCTGACCTCGGCCATTCCTGGAGCTGACATCAAAGTCCTCATCAACTTCAATGCACCCAATCCTCAGGACCGCAAAAAGTTCACCGACGACTTGCGAGAGTCTATTGCTGAAGTCCAAGAAATGGAGAAGTACAGGATAGAAT CTGAATTAGAAAAACAGAAGGGGGTGGTGAGGCCCAGCATGTCCCAGTGTTCCGGGTTGAAGAAGGATACAGGTAATGGGAACCTGAGCCGAGGAAGCCTTGACGACAGCTACGCCATTGGTGAAGGTTTGAAGAGGAGTGCCCTCAGCAGCTCTCTCCGTGACCTCTCAGATGCAG GCAAGCGTGGGAGACGCAGCAGTGCAGGATCACTAGACAGCAATATGGAA gGGTCCATCATTAGCAGTCCTCACATTCGGCGGAGAACTCCTTCCAGCCGAGACTGCCCATCCCGCCACAGCGGCCAGTCCCTTCCCaattcctcctctctgctcggATCTCTGTTCGGCACCAGACGGGCGAAGTCCCCCAGCCCCACCCCGCAGCCAGTGCACCCCACCCTCATCTCCCACACCCCTCACCCCGCCAACTTGCACCACACAGCCCGGTCGGAGACAGACACGCCGGTCCCCATGCACCCGCACCACGCCCAGTTCTGCCACGTCACCCAGAACCCCCCGCcttaccaccaccaccaccactaccaccCGCCGGCCCACCTGCAGCACCCTCCGCACCAGTACCACCCGACCCCCTCGCACGGCCAGCAGCCGCCCTTCCTGCCGCACGCGCAGCACGGCCACAGTGGCCACCCGGCACACCCCTCCTCCCACGCTGCTCACGGCGCCCACCACCATGGCCCGCCGCCAGCGCCCTCCCAGGCACCGAGCAGCACCAAGCCCAAGCACAGCGGCATCAGCACGGTGGTCTGA